The proteins below are encoded in one region of candidate division KSB1 bacterium:
- a CDS encoding ABC transporter permease produces the protein MGHILLGKHSRGRPLLAFTLAIILVLYWRWQVFLNVFNTTGFDYWLAAVFLIVSLAASVIYSVWDVRRLLTAKPEGPRGKSPFRLARRRFTANRMAVTALYVIVVFYILAILAPILAPYDPAAITDVLSTRYLPPSTDHLFGTDEFGRDLLSRALYGARVSLSVGLLAVLVAISLGTVYGAMAGYFGGIIDSIFMRIVDVIISFPTFFLMLMLVGIFEADIVFLVLILGLTSWPGTARFIRGELLSLKQREFTEAARAIGLPNRLIIFRHLIPNAMSPILISAALMIGGMIGAEAGLSFLGIGIRPPTPSWGNMVSAGQDALLVAWWVAFFPGTLLAITVLCFNLLADGLRDALDPKSLMRRFV, from the coding sequence ATGGGTCACATCCTGCTGGGTAAACACAGTCGTGGTAGACCGCTTCTGGCGTTTACGCTCGCGATCATTCTGGTGCTGTATTGGCGCTGGCAAGTCTTTCTTAACGTTTTTAATACCACCGGGTTCGACTACTGGCTGGCAGCTGTTTTTCTCATCGTATCGTTAGCCGCGAGTGTGATCTACTCCGTTTGGGATGTGCGTCGACTCCTTACGGCAAAACCCGAGGGTCCCCGGGGAAAGAGTCCATTCCGGCTTGCCCGCCGCAGGTTTACAGCCAACCGTATGGCAGTTACCGCACTTTATGTGATTGTGGTTTTCTATATCCTTGCCATACTTGCACCGATTCTGGCTCCTTATGATCCGGCAGCGATAACGGATGTCCTGAGCACCCGATATCTCCCTCCTTCAACGGACCATCTATTCGGCACCGATGAATTCGGACGTGATCTGCTCAGCCGAGCCCTCTATGGCGCCAGGGTTTCCCTATCTGTCGGTCTGCTGGCGGTTTTGGTTGCCATCTCGCTCGGTACAGTCTACGGTGCGATGGCCGGCTACTTTGGAGGAATCATCGATAGCATCTTCATGCGAATCGTGGACGTCATCATTTCATTTCCAACTTTCTTTTTGATGCTCATGTTGGTAGGTATATTTGAAGCTGACATTGTTTTTCTTGTATTGATTCTCGGGCTGACTTCCTGGCCGGGAACAGCACGATTCATCCGTGGGGAACTTCTCTCTTTGAAGCAGCGAGAGTTTACCGAGGCAGCCCGTGCCATCGGGCTGCCAAATCGTTTAATCATCTTTCGACACTTGATTCCGAATGCCATGTCGCCGATTCTGATAAGCGCCGCGCTGATGATCGGCGGGATGATCGGCGCTGAAGCTGGTTTATCGTTCCTGGGTATCGGCATTCGACCACCCACACCGTCGTGGGGAAATATGGTCAGCGCGGGGCAAGACGCCCTCTTGGTAGCCTGGTGGGTTGCCTTTTTCCCGGGAACTCTGCTTGCAATCACGGTCCTTTGTTTCAATTTACTGGCGGACGGACTTCGCGATGCGTTGGACCCCAAGTCCCTGATGCGGAGGTTCGTATGA
- a CDS encoding ABC transporter permease, with product MVRYILKRLVQAIPLLLGIATVTFFIVHMAPGDPMDFYLEQRFRRNIDPEVIELIRQKYGLDQPLHVQYVKWLGNLLQGDLGESFAHRRPVSALLAEAIPYTLLLAFFALLFDAMVGIALGIISAVKQYSALDKTITLGSLILYSVPGFWLALMLILVFSVTLGWFPTSQTRSFDYEFLSWFEKLVDLGWHLALPVFVLGIASAAGTARYMRSRLLEVLNEEYILAARARGLRERAVILKHALRNALIPIITIYGLSLPFLLGGAVIIENIFAWPGMGRLALSAIHARDYPVILATSMIAAVLTVIGNLIADVTYVMVDPRVSYEKKKPV from the coding sequence ATGGTACGTTATATTCTAAAGCGGCTGGTTCAGGCCATACCGCTCCTTTTGGGGATCGCTACGGTCACGTTCTTCATCGTGCACATGGCGCCGGGCGATCCCATGGACTTTTATCTCGAGCAGCGCTTCCGCCGCAACATAGACCCGGAGGTCATCGAGCTCATCCGGCAAAAATACGGACTCGATCAGCCCCTTCACGTTCAATACGTGAAATGGCTCGGCAACTTGCTTCAGGGTGATCTTGGTGAGTCGTTTGCACACCGGCGCCCGGTTAGCGCCCTGCTGGCGGAGGCCATTCCCTACACACTGCTGTTAGCCTTTTTTGCGCTCCTCTTCGATGCGATGGTTGGGATTGCCCTCGGAATCATCTCGGCCGTCAAACAATACTCCGCGCTGGACAAGACCATTACGCTTGGTTCGCTAATCCTTTACTCGGTTCCGGGATTCTGGTTGGCGCTTATGCTCATTCTGGTGTTTTCCGTCACACTCGGCTGGTTTCCTACTTCCCAGACCCGGTCGTTTGACTATGAATTTCTCTCCTGGTTCGAAAAACTAGTAGATCTGGGCTGGCATCTTGCTCTACCGGTCTTTGTTCTTGGTATCGCGTCGGCAGCCGGGACGGCGCGCTACATGCGCAGCCGCTTATTGGAGGTATTGAACGAGGAATACATCCTGGCTGCCCGCGCACGCGGACTTCGAGAACGGGCTGTGATTCTCAAACATGCCCTTCGAAATGCGCTGATTCCCATCATAACCATTTATGGCCTCTCCCTGCCTTTTTTGTTGGGAGGGGCGGTCATCATAGAGAACATCTTCGCCTGGCCCGGGATGGGAAGACTGGCGTTGTCAGCCATCCATGCCCGTGATTACCCGGTTATCCTGGCGACAAGTATGATAGCGGCGGTTTTAACCGTGATCGGTAACCTCATCGCAGATGTTACTTATGTAATGGTAGATCCAAGAGTATCCTATGAAAAGAAGAAACCAGTCTAG